In Equus caballus isolate H_3958 breed thoroughbred chromosome 7, TB-T2T, whole genome shotgun sequence, one DNA window encodes the following:
- the GADD45B gene encoding growth arrest and DNA damage-inducible protein GADD45 beta, giving the protein MTLEELVACDNAAQKMQTVSAAVEELLVAAQRQDRLTVGVYESAKLMNVDPDSVVLCLLAIDEEEEDDIALQIHFTLIQSFCCDNDINIVRVSGMQRLAQLLGEPAETQGTTEARDLHCLLVTNPHTDAWKSHGLVEVASYCEESRGNNQWVPYISLQER; this is encoded by the exons ATGACGCTGGAAGAGCTCGTGGCGTGCGACAACGCGGCGCAGAA GATGCAGACGGTGAGCGCCGCGGTGGAGGAGCTGCTGGTGGCCGCGCAGCGCCAGGACCGCCTCACCGTGGGGGTGTACGAGTCGGCCAAGCTGATGAATGT GGACCCTGACAGCGTGGTCCTGTGCCTCCTGGCCAttgacgaggaggaggaggatgacatCGCCCTGCAGATACACTTCACGCTCATCCAGTCCTTTTGCTGCGACAACGACATTAACATCGTGCGGGTGTCAGGCATGCAGCGCCTGGCACAGCTGCTGGGCGAGCCGGCGGAGACCCAGGGTACCACCGAGGCGCGGGACCTGCACTGCCTCCTGGTCACG AACCCTCATACAGACGCCTGGAAAAGCCACGGCCTGGTGGAGGTAGCTAGTTACTGCGAAGAGAGCCGCGGAAACAACCAATGGGTCCCCTACATCTCTCTCCAGGAGCGCTGA